A window of the Bacillota bacterium genome harbors these coding sequences:
- a CDS encoding 4Fe-4S binding protein — MVQIVFHEDRCKGCELCQITCPKNLVVTSNRLNPLGFYPAVISDRSQCTGCALCARMCPDLCIEIGQEGA, encoded by the coding sequence ATGGTTCAAATCGTGTTTCACGAGGATCGCTGCAAAGGATGTGAGCTTTGCCAGATTACCTGCCCGAAAAATTTAGTGGTCACATCCAACCGGCTAAACCCCTTGGGTTTTTATCCGGCTGTTATATCTGACCGCAGCCAGTGTACGGGATGCGCCTTGTGTGCGCGGATGTGTCCTGATTTATGCATCGAAATCGGCCAGGAGGGAGCATAA
- a CDS encoding 3-methyl-2-oxobutanoate dehydrogenase subunit VorB: protein MKGNEAIGEAAIRAGCRYFFGYPITPQSELPEYMARRLPAVGGVFLQAESEIAAINMVYGAAGAGARVMTSSSSPGISLKQEGISYLAGAELPAVIVNVMRGGPGLGSIQPGQSDYFQATKGGGHGDYRLIVLAPASVQEIIDLTWEAFALADQYRNPVMILSDGMLGQMMEPVVLPTQEPPVLPKPWATTGAVNRERNEIFSFFMQGEQLEEHNRRLEQKWQAMVEREKRVAEFFMEDAEIVVVAYGTTARIARRAVRQARQVGIKAGLLRPISLWPFPDEAFQRAARKARVFLSVEMSLGQMVEDVRLAVNGQVPVHFYGRVSVVPSPDEIFAMICQLADEEVAVNGSVRSA, encoded by the coding sequence ATGAAAGGAAACGAGGCAATCGGGGAGGCGGCTATCCGCGCCGGCTGTCGGTATTTCTTTGGCTACCCGATCACTCCGCAGAGTGAACTGCCGGAGTATATGGCCCGGCGTCTGCCAGCGGTGGGGGGTGTTTTTCTCCAGGCGGAAAGTGAAATCGCGGCAATCAATATGGTTTATGGGGCGGCGGGAGCAGGAGCCCGGGTAATGACTTCTTCTTCCAGCCCAGGAATTAGTTTAAAGCAGGAGGGGATTTCCTATCTGGCTGGCGCTGAGCTCCCCGCGGTGATCGTCAACGTGATGCGAGGAGGACCTGGTCTGGGCAGTATCCAGCCCGGGCAGTCTGATTACTTTCAGGCTACCAAGGGTGGTGGTCACGGTGATTACCGGCTGATCGTCCTGGCTCCAGCGTCCGTTCAAGAGATTATTGATCTGACCTGGGAAGCCTTTGCACTAGCAGACCAGTACCGCAACCCGGTGATGATTTTGAGTGACGGCATGCTCGGGCAGATGATGGAGCCGGTAGTCCTACCAACGCAGGAACCGCCGGTGCTGCCCAAGCCCTGGGCAACAACCGGGGCAGTTAACCGGGAACGTAACGAAATCTTTTCCTTTTTTATGCAGGGTGAGCAACTGGAAGAACATAATCGTCGCCTGGAGCAGAAATGGCAAGCGATGGTTGAGCGGGAGAAACGAGTCGCGGAGTTCTTCATGGAGGATGCCGAAATTGTGGTGGTTGCTTATGGAACCACTGCCCGGATCGCCAGGCGGGCGGTCCGTCAGGCCAGGCAGGTCGGCATCAAGGCGGGCCTGCTTCGTCCCATTAGCCTGTGGCCTTTCCCTGACGAGGCGTTCCAACGGGCGGCAAGGAAGGCCAGGGTTTTTCTTAGTGTCGAGATGAGCCTGGGCCAGATGGTCGAAGATGTAAGACTGGCGGTAAACGGCCAGGTGCCTGTCCATTTCTATGGTCGGGTGTCAGTTGTCCCCAGTCCTGATGAGATTTTTGCGATGATTTGCCAGCTGGCAGATGAGGAGGTGGCGGTCAATGGCAGTGTTCGCTCGGCCTAA
- a CDS encoding 2-oxoglutarate oxidoreductase — MAVFARPKALTEKPWHFCPGCSHGIIHTLVAEVIDELNIRETTVGVCPVGCAVVSHEYFNVDMQQAAHGRAPAVATGIKRVLPERTVFTYQGDGDLASIGTAEIIHAAARGEKITTIFVNNAIYGMTGGQMAPTTLLGQVTTTSPFGRRQDTQGYPIRVAEMLATLEGVAYVARVSVHNPKEINRAKKAIRRAFECQQKGLGFSLVEVLACCPTNWGLSPKESINWLVENMIPYYPLGEYRLPKEVQ; from the coding sequence ATGGCAGTGTTCGCTCGGCCTAAGGCGCTGACGGAGAAGCCATGGCACTTCTGTCCCGGTTGCAGCCATGGGATCATCCATACATTGGTGGCTGAAGTGATCGATGAACTAAATATTCGCGAGACGACGGTAGGGGTTTGTCCCGTCGGATGCGCGGTGGTCTCACACGAGTACTTTAATGTGGATATGCAGCAAGCGGCTCACGGACGGGCTCCGGCGGTCGCGACCGGGATCAAACGGGTTTTGCCGGAGCGGACTGTCTTTACTTATCAAGGGGATGGTGATCTGGCATCTATCGGGACGGCGGAAATCATCCACGCCGCTGCGCGGGGGGAAAAGATCACAACAATTTTTGTGAATAATGCCATTTACGGCATGACGGGAGGGCAGATGGCCCCGACCACACTTCTGGGGCAGGTGACCACCACCTCACCGTTTGGCCGGAGACAGGACACTCAGGGATATCCAATCCGGGTGGCCGAGATGCTGGCGACCCTGGAGGGAGTGGCCTACGTAGCCCGGGTATCGGTGCATAACCCCAAGGAAATCAACCGGGCCAAAAAGGCGATCCGGCGCGCTTTTGAGTGCCAGCAAAAAGGTCTGGGTTTTTCCCTAGTTGAGGTGCTGGCCTGCTGTCCCACGAACTGGGGTCTTTCGCCGAAGGAGTCGATTAACTGGTTGGTTGAAAACATGATACCTTATTACCCGCTTGGGGAGTATCGGTTGCCGAAGGAGGTACAGTAG